A single region of the Maylandia zebra isolate NMK-2024a linkage group LG17, Mzebra_GT3a, whole genome shotgun sequence genome encodes:
- the ndufa12 gene encoding NADH dehydrogenase [ubiquinone] 1 alpha subcomplex subunit 12: MAGYGNLVRRALGQIGGHGGVRGFLLQLFRVNDIKTGTLVGVDKYGNKYYEDKKHYFFGRHRWVIYTTEMNGKRTLWEVDGSMVPAEWHCWLHCMTDNPPTTHPPEPKKFLAEIHQFNVSGTPQQYVPYSTTRKKIHEWIPPKAGAQ; the protein is encoded by the exons ATGGCGGGGTATGGAAACCTTGTCCGAAGGGCTTTGGGGCAGATAGGAGGTCATGGAGGAGTCCGGGGTTTTTTGCTCCAGCTGTTCAG AGTGAATGATATAAAAACGGGCACACTGGTCGGTGTGGATAAATATGGAAATAAATACTATGAGGACAAGAAGCATTACTTCTTCG GACGTCACCGCTGGGTGATCTACACCACAGAAATGAACGGGAAGAGGACTCTGTGGGAGGTGGACGGCAGCATGGTGCCAGCTGAATG GCATTGCTGGCTGCACTGCATGACCGACAACCCCCCTACCACACATCCTCCGGAGCCCAAGAAGTTCCTGGCTGAGATTCACCAGTTCAACGTGAGCGGCACCCCACAGCAGTACGTGCCCTATTCTACCACCCGCAAGAAGATCCACGAGTGGATCCCCCCCAAAGCCGGAGCTCAGTGA